One Mus caroli unplaced genomic scaffold, CAROLI_EIJ_v1.1 scaffold_23032_1, whole genome shotgun sequence genomic window, GACAATGTCTATATTGTCCTTAAGACCCCAAAGGCTTCTACAGGTCTTCCTATACACAGTGTCATCCTAAGTGTATGTAGCAGGTGTTTATCATAAAATCTAACCAAACAGCAGCAGTGCATTAGAAATTTGTAATGTTGACTTCGGCCTTTTACAAGATTGGATATTTGTTTCTAGACAGAAGTTCTGATCCCTGAGctcacatacatgctcacactaCTATGACAATCTGCCATGCTCAACACACACTGAAAAACTCAGCCTTACTCACAGACTCCTTTGGTCTCTAATAAGACTcatgagaaatggctcaacaatTCAGaccacttgctgcttttgcagaggatctcAGTTCTGTTCCCAAGCACCTATGTCAGGCATGTCACAAGCAcatataactccatttccaggaaatatgacaccttcttctggattccaagggtacatgcacacacatgcacatacatacacaaaaacacacaggtatatacctaatttaaaataataaaataaatagtattttttaaaagactcacATGTTCGGTATTACATCCAGTGACCCTCACGCCAGCACacaaggcactggctgctctctcattATTGAACACTCTGAACTGAACATATCCTGCAGTGAATtcatctgaaaagaaaaggaaaaaaaaagcagtcaagGAAGGGTACAGAAATAGTTCACTTAAGGTCAATATTAAGATTATAAGTGCAAGGCACAGGTTCTAGATCAACACATTTGAAACACTGGTGGCAGctacatggtggtgcacacttttagtcccagcacttggaaggcagaggcaggctgatctcagagttcaaggccagcctggtctacagaatgagttctagactAACCAAACCTACACataaaaaccctgtttcaaaaactgaaaagaaagaaagaaaggaggaagagacagggggagggagggagagagagagaaggaggcaagGAGGGAGTGAGGGCGGgaaggggggaagaaagagagaaagaattaaagaaggaaggaaggaaagggaaaagaaagggagaaaaaaggaaagagataaagagaaagaaagagagaataaaagagacaGATAGAATGATTGACTGACTAGTGGAATGTGACACCTCCGTGACCCATGGCTGAAGCATCCCACCCAAAAATGTAGACAGGAAGAGCCTTTTCAAACCCCAGAGCCCAGGAGTTAATATTCAAAGACCCCAAACTGCTGAAGGCTTCTATGAAGATAAACAAAGGAAGAGAGCACTGACCTCCGAGGGACAGTCACAGCAGCTAGCCAATATATTGACtctactcattttaaaatattatatgccAACCATTAGTAATAAGAGCTTGAAATTACACAGCATAGGCTCAACCTCTATGAGGGGTAAGTGCCACCTTTggatttatattaaataaaacaatagtcACACCTCACAGCAGAAATCAAtctctattttgtttctgttgttctcgttcttttgttgttgtttttgttgttgctgctgctgctgttttgcaGCACGAACGTGGACCTGGCCTATCCCTGAGAAAGCAGTGAATGGTATAAGGATTGCTAGAAGTCGATTCTAGAGCTAAGGTTCCCCAGAGCAAATGCCAACTCTCCTGCTTATCCTCTGTGCTCTCAGCCAAGTTCCTGAACCTTCAGTGCTCCAATCTCCTGGTCTGTAAACTGGGTTAGTTATAGTTCAGAGCTTAAGGGTAATCATGAGaataaagtgaaacaaaacacaaacattcaCAGAAGAAGAGCAGGCAGCAATGGTTGGTAAATGACTGCTGCTTATCATAACTGAATTGATCACCCATGTCCTGCAGAGAGTTCAGAGGAGCATTAATAGACTCACTCTGGCCAGAGGGGGAGTAATAAGAGGCTGTCTTCTGAGCATCACCAAAATCCTAAACCACAGGTAATGCTGGACCATTGTCAGTCCAACACTTTCCTCCTCCGTATTTCACCGGATACttctataaagaagaaaagaaggtacTGGGTAAGGACTACAGCATTGGAACTTCCATGATTGCTGCCCTGCCTGGAGAAGCATTGCACTGGACCAGTAACTGAGACTGTTTCCAAACCAGTCAGACAAGAAAGATTCCCTTCctatgtctctccctctccccctccacttctccctctaccccttcccctccctctctccctgtctccctctctccctctcccccttcccctctcgatcgccccctgtccccctccctctactctgcTTTCTACATATCCCTTCTCCTTGCCTTCCTTGGCTCAAATGGCCTAAGAGAACCATCATTATTCTTTAGAGTTAGGGAAATATGGGCCACAAGCCTGTGGGGTGATGGTTTGCGCCCAACTTCAAACACCTGCCTCTCTCCACACCCACGAAGAAGCCTCAGCCAGTAGTTTTGAGTACCTGGTAGAGGCCAAACAGATTATGGCCCAAGTGTTGCAGGAAGCCAGTGAAGGTGCGGTACCTCAGCAGGGAGCTTTTCCTCCAGTTGTGCAGGGGGCTATTGTTGGGCACATGCCAGATGCCCAGGTTCTCTGCCTGGATGTCGAAGTAGCCAGGGTTCTGGAAAGCAACCAACACTGAGTCTGACCAGAGCAGAAGAGTTCACTGAGCAAAAGACCCATATGCACAGTGCTCAGCAGAGCTGACCTCTCTGGGCTCCAGCCATGCTCAGATACCCCCAGTTCCAAGGATAATGGTCCCACTGCCACCACCTACTTACCTTTGAGCCTAGATGGGTGAGTTTGGGATTCAGGATCAGTATTTTTCACTCCTTCATACCTATGTCCCTTCCAGCCCTTTCCCTGGCATGCTTGAGCCACACTCACATCCTCACACTTTCCCAGCATGGACCAGAGAGGGCACCAACCTTGTAGTCATCACTTGTGGCACCCTCTGCAGACCCAAAGGTGTTGTAGTTGGCCCAGTTGCCATCCCCCTCTGGGTAATCAGCTCTGTTGCCTTGCTGACTGGACCAGCGATCGCCCACAGTGCACTTCCCGCGCATGTTGTTCTCGTGCACACTAGCAACCAGGGTCCAGCCACCACCTGCAGTGGTCATGTCACAGAAGGTTTGGTAGATGACACCATTCTCCGTACGCAGGAAATAGAGGCCATCTGTGGAGAGAACCGGTCCACAGTCCTCCTCTGTGCAGGCTCAGTTACCATCTCAGCTCCAGAAGCCAGATGGCTCAAGGATCTACAAACATGGCTAATGCCTCTTCCCCCGAGTGTCCTACCACATGTGTTTCTGGGGATACTGGGATCCACCTGAGTTCACTAAGCCATGTTTCTTGACTGAGGCAGAACACAGAGTTACTCAAACTATCAGTGATGTTTCTCCTAAAGTTAAACATAGTATTATCAAAGGNNNNNNNNNNNNNNNNNNNNNNNNNNNNNNNNNNNNNNNNNNNNNNNNNNNNNNNNNNNNNNNNNNNNNNNNNNNNNNNNNNNNNNNNNNNNNNNNNNNNNNNNNNNNNNNNNNNNNNNNNNNNNNNNNNNNNNNNNNNNNNNNNNNNNNNNNNNNNNNNNNNNNNNNNNNNNNNNNNNNNNNNNNNNNNNNNNNNNNNNNNNNNNNNNNNNNNNNNNNNNNNNNNNNNNNNNNNNNNNNNNNNNNNNNNNNNNNNNNNNNNNNNNNNNNNNNNNNNNNNNNNNNNNNNNNNNNNNNNNNNNNNNNNNNNNNNNNNNNNNNNNNNNNNNNNNNNNNNNNNNNNNNNNNNNNNNNN contains:
- the LOC110288487 gene encoding LOW QUALITY PROTEIN: intelectin-1a-like (The sequence of the model RefSeq protein was modified relative to this genomic sequence to represent the inferred CDS: substituted 1 base at 1 genomic stop codon) — translated: MTQLGFLLFIMVATRGCSAAIPNYAKPLLLAKKKNLDTNRWGNSFFSSLPRSCKEIKQEHTKAQDGLYFLRTENGVIYQTFCDMTTAGGGWTLVASVHENNMRGKCTVGDRWSSQQGNRADYPEGDGNWANYNTFGSAEGATSDDYKNPGYFDIQAENLGIWHVPNNSPLHNWRKSSLLRYRTFTGFLQHLGHNLFGLYQKYPVKYGGGKCWTDNGPALPVVXDFGDAQKTASYYSPSGQNEFTAGYVQFRVFNNERAASALCAGVRVTGCNTEH